In Marinobacterium sp. LSUCC0821, the DNA window AGTTCCTACTTGTAGGTGGTATCGATCTATACCGTGCTGTGCGTATGATCATTCCACCAGCATGGCAGAACGTAGATACCATGGACTCTGAGCTACGTGCATTCTACGAGTACAACTCGATGCACATGGAAGCTTGGGACGGTCCAGCAGGTATGGTAATGACAGATGGTCGCTACGCTGTCTGTCTTCTAGACCGTAACGGTCTGCGTCCATCACGTTGGGTGATGACTAAAGATGGCATGATCTGTACTGCGTCTGAGATCGGTGTATTCAGCTACGAGCCGAGCGACATTGTTGCGCAGGGCCGAGTTGGACCTGGCCAGATCCTTGCAATCGACACCCAGACAGGTGAAGTGCTGCACACTAAAGACGTTGATGATCGTCTGAAGAAAGCTCAGCCATACAAGCAGTGGTTGAAAGAGAACACACTTCGTCTAGAAAACACTATGAACCTTGCGCGTGAAGCGGAAGCGTTCAGTGAGATGTCACCTGAAGAGGTGAAAACTCACATGAAGATGTTCAACGTCACTTACGAAGAGCGTGAGCAGATCCTACGTCCACTCGGTGAAACCGGAATGGAAGCTGTAGGCTCAATGGGTGATGACAAGCCGATGGCTGTGCTTTCGGAGAAGATTCGTTCACCTTACGACTACTTCCGTCAGCAGTTTGCGCAGGTTACTAACCCGCCAATCGACCCACTTCGTGAAGCGATCGTAATGTCGCTTGAGACCTGTTTAGGTCGTGAACAGAACATCTTTGAAGAGACTGCTGAGCATGCTCGTCGTGTTGTTTTGACCATGCCAGTGCTCTCTGCAAACAAATTTATCCGCATCCGTGATAACGAAGAAGCGGGCTTCGAGCCGCATCAGATCGATCTTAATTACGATCCATCTGCTGTATCGCTTGAAGCGGCTATCAAGTCAGTATGTGACCAGGCTGAAGCTGCTGTTCGTGCAGGTAAGTCGATCATCATCCTGTCTGATGCAAACATTCAGCAGGGTAAACTACCTATCCACGCGTCGATGGCGACTGGTGCTGTTCACCACCGCCTAATCGATTCAGGTCTGCGTACCGATGCAAACATCATTGTTGAAACCGGTTCAGCGCGTGATCCACATCACTTTGCCGTGCTATTCGGTTTCGGTGCGACAGCTGTTTACCCATACCTTGCTTACCGTGTATTGGCAGATCTTTGCCGCACTGGTGAGATTCAGATGGATCCATTGGATAGCCATGAGAAGTACCGTAAGGGTATCGATAAGGGTCTATTCAAGATCCTATCTAAGATGGGTATCTCGACGATCGCCTCTTACCGCGGAGCGCAGCTATTTGAAGCTATCGGTCTGAGCGATGAAGTTGTCGACCTATGTTTCAAAGGCGTGACTAGCCGTATTCAGGGTGCTCGTTTTGCTCACTTTGAGAAGGATCAGTCTGAGCTAGCTAAAGCAGCATTCAGCGCTCGCAAGCCAGTTGCTGCCGGTGGCCTACTCAAATACAAATTTGATGGTGAATACCACGCGTACAACCCAGATGTGGTTCAGTCGATTCACGAAGCGGTTAAGTCTGGCGATCAGAAACATTACGATCGTTACGCTAAGCTTGTGAACGAGCGTGGTATTGCGACTATCCGTGACATGTTTGCGCTTAAGACAAACAACCCAATCGCACTAGATAAGGTTGAGTCTGCGGAAGCGATCTACCCTCGTTTTGATACAGCGGCTATGTCTCTAGGTGCACTTTCACCTGAAGCGCATGAAGCTTTGGCTGTTGCAATGAACGAACTAGGTGGCCGCTCTAACTCAGGTGAGGGTGGTGAAGATCCAGCCCGTCACGGCACAATTAAGCGTTCTAAGATCAAGCAGATCGCGTCAGGTCGCTTTGGTGTAACACCAGAGTACCTTGTTAACGCTGATGTTATGCAGATCAAAGTAGCGCAGGGTGCAAAACCGGGTGAAGGTGGCCAACTACCAGGCGGTAAGGTTAACGCTCTGATTGCGCGTCTACGTTACTCAGTGCCAGGTGTGACGCTTATTTCACCACCTCCGCACCACGACATCTACTCAATCGAAGACCTTGCTCAGCTAATCTTCGACTTGAAACAGGTTAACCCAGAAGCGCTTGTTTCTGTGAAGCTAGTATCACGTCCAGGTGTAGGTACGATCGCGTGTGGTGTTGCTAAGGCATACGCTGACTTGATCACTATCTCTGGTTACGACGGCGGTACTGCTGCATCACCATTGACCTCAATCCACTACGCGGGTTCTCCTTGGGAGCTTGGTCTAGCGGATACTCACCAGTCACTTCGCGGTAATCACCTACGTGGCAAGGTTCGCGTTCAGACTGACGGTGGTTTAAAAACAGGTCTAGACGTTGTTAAAGCAGCGATCCTAGGTGCAGAGAGCTTTGGTTTCGGTACCATGCCGATGGTTGCGCTAGGTTGTAAATACCTACGTATCTGCCACTTGAACAACTGTGCGACCGGTGTTGCAACTCAGAACGATCGTCTACGTAGCGATCACTTCCGCGGTACAGTGGAGATGGTTAAGAACTACTTCCGCTTTGTAGCTGAAGAGACACGTCAGTGGATGGCTAAACTTGGTGTTGCTACCCTTGAAGAGTTGGTTGGCCGAGTTGATCTTCTAGAGATCATCGAAGGTAAAACAGATCGTCAGAAAGCACTCGACCTATCACCAATCATCAGTGATGCTGGCGTGCCTGCAGACCGTCCACAGACAGTTCAGCAAGAGCGCAACGAGCCATTCGATCAGGGTCTTCTGAATACTCACATGCTACAGATTGCTCAAGAGGCGATTGAAGCGGGATCAGGTGCTGAGTTTGAACTGACAATCACCAACTGTGACCGTTCAGTGGGTGCGCGTACTTCGGGTGCTATCGCTAAGAAACACGGTAACTTGGGTATGGAAAATAGCCCAATCACCTTTAAGTTCCGTGGCCATGCGGGTCAATCGTTTGGTGTTTGGAATGCGGGTGGTCAGAACCTAATCCTTGAAGGTGATGCCAACGACTACGTAGGTAAAGGTATGGCTGGCGGTAAGGTTGTTGTTAAACCTTTCGCAGAAGTTTCATACAAGAGCAACGAAACTGCGATTATCGGTAACACCTGTCTATACGGTGCGACTGGCGGTAAGTTGTTTGCTGCAGGCTGTGCCGGCGAGCGCTTCGGTGTTCGTAACTCAGGTGTGCATGCTGTTGTTGAAGGTGCTGGCGATCACTGTTGTGAATACATGACAGGCGGTCTTGTGACTGTACTAGGTGCAACGGGCCACAACTTTGGTGCTGGTATGACTGGCGGTTTCGCTTACGTTCTCGATACTGATCGTAGTTTCGTAGACAAGTACAACCATGAGCTTGTAGATATCCACCGTATTCACACTGAATCGATGGAGCAGTACAAGAACCACCTACGCTCAGTAATTATTGAGTTTGTACGTGAGACTGGCAGTGCTTGGGGTCAGGAGTTGCTAGACAACTACGAAGATTACCTAGGTAGCTTCTGGCTAGTGAAGCCAAAAGCAGCGAGCTTGGATGTTCTTCTAAAGAACATGACCCATTCGCCAGAGTAAGAATTTTAAGTTTATTTAGTTAGTTGCCCGAAGCGATTTGGGCAGTATGTAAGAGGTGGAGCGATGTCTACCCGTCTTAACAACAACTTTCAGTTTGTTGAAGTAGGTCGTAAAGGCCCAGAAAAGATTCCAGCGCAAGTGCGTCGTGGAGAGTTTGCTGAGATCTATCAGCCATTTGGTGAAGCTAATGTCGTAGAGCAGGCTCACCGCTGTCTGGATTGTGGTAACCCATACTGTTCATGGAAGTGTCCAGTACATAACCACATTCCAAACTGGTTGAAACTGGTTTCAGAAGGCAACCTGTTTGAAGCAGCAACCCTGTCTCATCAGACTAACTCATTGCCAGAGGTGTGTGGTCGAGTTTGTCCACAGGATCGTCTGTGTGAAGGTTCATGTACGCTGAACGATGAGTTCGGTGCTGTGACTATCGGTTCTGTAGAGAAGTACATTACGGATACTGCGTTTGCCCTAGGCTGGCGTCCAGATATGGATGGCGTGACTTGGACAGACAAGAAAGTTGCTGTAATTGGTGCTGGCCCTGCAGGTCTTGGTTGTGCTGATATCCTAGTTCGCAATGGCGTGAAGCCAGTGGTCTTCGATCGTAATCCAGAGATCGGTGGTCTTCTGACTTTCGGTATCCCAGAGTTCAAACTTGAGAAAGATGTGATGGTTCGCCGTCGTGAAATCTTCGAAGCCATGGGTGTTGAGTTCCGTCTAAACACCAATGTTGGTTCAGACATCTCAATGCAGGATCTGCTTGATCAGTACGATGCAGTCTTCCTAGGTATGGGTACATACACCTACATGAAAGGTGGCTTCCCAGGTGAAGAGCTAGACGGCGTCTACGATGCACTACCGTTCCTAATCTCTAACGTAAATCACTGCCGTGGTTACGAGAAAGATGCATCTGAGTTCATCAGCATGGAAGGTAAAAAGGTCGTTGTTCTTGGCGGTGGTGATACTGCAATGGACTGTAACCGTACCTCGATTCGTCAGAACGCAGCGTCTGTAACCTGTGCTTACCGTCGTGACGAGGAGAACATGCCTGGCTCTAAACGCGAAGTTGAAAACGCGCGTGAAGAGGGCGTTGAGTTCAAGTTTAACCGTCAGCCTGTAGAGGTTGTGGGTGAAAACGGTAAAGTGACTGGCGTTAAAGTGGTCACTACTCAGATGGGCGCGCCTGACGCAAACGGCCGTCGTTCTGCTGAGGTTGTTCCAGGTTCAGAAGAGATTCTTCCTGCTGACGCAGTGCTTGTTGCTTTCGGTTTCCGTCCAAGCCCAGCACCGTGGATGGCAGACTTCGGTATTGAACTGCACAGTGATGGCCGTGTAGCTGCAGAGCTAAGCGGTAACCGTCTACCATTCCAGACAAGCAACGACAAAGTCTTTGCTGGTGGTGATATGGTTCGTGGTTCTGACCTAGTCGTTACTGCAATCTATGAAGGCCGTAAAGCGGCTGAAGGTATTTTGGACTTCTTGGAAGTTTAATACCTTAGGATGTTCAAAAAGCCGCTGCTCAACCCAGCGGCTTTTTATTATCGGATTTATACGATTCGTTAACAGAATCGTCAGGGTTTCAGGGTTATAATCCCAAAAGTTTATTTGGAAGATTTAATAGTATGGCTGAGTTAAAAAACGACCGTTTCCTTCGCGCTCTTTTAAAAGAGCCTGTGGATGTAACCCCAGTATGGATGATGCGCCAAGCAGGTCGCTACCTTCCTGAGTATCGCGCTACACGTGCAAAAGCGGGTGATTTCATGTCATTGTGCATGAACCCAGATCTCGCTTGTGAAGTGACCATCCAGCCACTTGAACGCTTCGACCTAGATGCCGCTATTCTCTTCTCTGATATTTTGACTATTCCAGATGCTATGGGGCTTGGTCTCTACTTCGAAGCGGGCGAAGGTCCACGCTTCAAGAAAGAGGTACGCACTGCAGCGGACGTTGAAGCAATCCCAGTTCCAGATCCAGTGAAGGATCTTGGATATGTTATGGATGCAGTTAAGACTATTCGTCGCGAACTGAATGGCCGTGTACCGCTAATCGGTTTCTCAGGCAGCCCTTGGACACTAGCTACCTACATGATTGAGGGTGGCTCTTCTAAAGATTTCCGCCACATTAAAGCGATGATGTACTCACAGCCAGAAGTACTCCATGCGCTGTTGGACAAGTTGGCACAGTCGGTAACGCTATACCTCAATGAGCAGATCCGCAGTGGCGCACAAGCGGTTCAGATCTTTGATACCTGGGGTGGTGCACTAAGCGGCCCTATGTACCAAGCCTTCTCGTTGGACTACATGAAGAAGATCGCTTCAGGTCTAATTCGCGAACACGATGGCCGTCGCGTACCAGTGATCATGTTCACTAAGAACGGTGGTCAGTGGCTAGAGTCTATGGCTGAGGCGGGTGCAGATGCTCTAGGTCTGGATTGGACAACTGACATTGCCAATGCGCGTGCTCGTGTAGGTGATAAAGTGGCTCTGCAGGGTAACATGGACCCATCAGTACTTTACGCACCAGCAGATCGTATCCGCGAAGAGGTTAGCCGTATCCTTGCAGGTTTTGGCTCAGGCACAGGTCACGTATTCAACCTTGGCCACGGTATTCACCAGTTTGCCGATCCAGAACACGCGAAAGTATTTGTCGAAGCAGTGCACGAGTTAAGTGCGCAGTACCATCAATAAGAGCGGTTTAAACAACGTATTTAACTTTAGCGAAGAGGATTCCTGATGAAGAAACTAAAATCGCTATTTGAGAAGAACAAACATTGGGCTGCCACGATCCAGAAGGCAAACCCTCAGTTTTTCCCAACCCTAGCGGCTCAGCAGGCGCCTGAGTATTTGTGGATTGGCTGTGCAGATAGCCGTGTGCCGGCCAACGAGATTGTCGATCTGTTACCAGGCGAGCTGTTTGTTCACCGCAACGTATCAAATCTGGTGGTCCACTCAGACATGAACTGTCTTTCGGTTATCCAGTACGCCGTGGATGTCCTGAAAGTGAAAGACATCATGGTTGTTGGTCACTATGGCTGTGGTGGCGTGGTTGCCTCTATGGAGGATGCACGTCACGGTTTGATTGATAACTGGTTGAGCCATATCCGCGATGTCTACTATAACCACCGTAAGTTCTTAGGGCAGTGGGAAGCGAAACCGCATCAGGTCGATAGACTCTGTGAGCTTAACGTTATCGAGCAGGCACTGAATGTCTGTAACACCACCACAGTGATTGATGCTTGGGCACGTGGCCAAGAGCTTAACGTGCATGGCTGGATCTACGGCTTAGGTGACGGCTTGTTACGTGACTTAGGTTTCACAGTGAGCGGTACTGAAGAGATTCGCTCCACCTTTAATGATGCGGTTGAGTTGATCGAAGCGAAAGGCGAGACGGTTGAAGGCCACTCCTGTACGCAATTCTGTAACCACTAATTCGCTACATCTAATGAAAAAGGGCCTCGTGCCCTTTTTTTGTTTTTAGCCCCTTACAAAAAAGTAAGAATTCAGACAGATGCACGTTAACTACGCACCTTAATCTAACACCATCACTTCAGATAAATCCTAAGGAGAAATAGAGATGAATAAGTATGTAGTGAAAGGTGTCTTAGTGACCATCCTCCTGGCTCCAACAGGGTATGTACTCGCTAAGGATGTAAATGGTGTTATTGCGCCTGAAGTCAAAACTGTTCAAGTTGATCAAAAGCAGCTAGTAGATGATCAAGATCATGAAGATAAGGTGGCCGCTGAGGAGCAGGATGATGACCATGCGGATGGGAATGAGAAGAAGCCATTTTGGAAATTCTGGGAAGATGATGACGATGAAGGAGATAACCGACTTTCAACTCAGCATGACATTAAATGTAGTAATTCATACTCTATCTGACACATTTCGATGTCATGGACAGATCTGATCGTACAATTGCTGATCGCTAACTATCCCGCAGGAGCAGGCCTTCACAACATCCCTCTGTCTGCGGCAGCTATAGACTGCAAAGCAGACGATCCAATAAGCGTTCTTTGGTGCTAGCGATTCTTGATTTTCGACATCTCTGCAAGCCGCCGCTTTCGGTTGAACTCTACCTTTAGCAATCAGTAGTTTATTCTTGCACCAAATTGATTACACTTGGAGTATTAGAATAATCGTTGGAAAATTTGTAGGCATGAAAAATTTGATATCGCTGGCCATAGTGGTCATCACGGCTGCAGTTGCTCAGTCTGTTTCTGCGCACACGGGCGAAGGTATAAACACCGGTTTTGCATCAGGGTTTTGGCATCCGATCCTCGGCTGGGATCATGTCGCGGCGATGGTTGCTGTCGGTATGTGGGGGGCTTTTTTGAGGGCGCCTGCAATCTGGCTTTTACCCGTTGTCTTTCCAATCGTTATGGCTTTTGGAGCGGCTGCTGGCATGGCAGGTTTACCCTTACCGGCTGTAGAGACAGGGATCGCACTCTCAGGTGTTGTGCTGGGTCTGATGGTACTTTTTGCTGTTCGCCCGCCTCTCCCCGTCGCTGCAATCATTGTTGGCCTGTTTGCTATCTTTCATGGTCATGCTCATGGCACGGAGTTTCCTCCCGAGTTCAGTGCGTTGGGCTATGCAGTCGGATTTGTTCTTGCAACAGGGCTTATGCACCTTGCAGGGATAGCTATTGGCTGGCTTACTAAGTTTGAAGTTGGTACATGGATAGTTCGTGCGGGCGGCGCGGTGGTTACACTAGCGGGATCCGCGTTTCTTTTTGGATTTGCATGAATCTATTAAGATTTCGCTCTTTATTAATGCTGCTTGTGTTGCTCTGGCAACCGGCGGCATTGGCTCACAGCTTCGGAGCCGGCACTGACGCGTTCGTTAGTTTTCTCAATGCAGTCTCCATCTTTGTCAGCGATCCGATTCTTCTATTACCCAGTATCTCCTTGGGGATACTTGCTGCGGCCTATAAGACACGCGGCCTAGTCGATATTTGGCCTTGGTTATTCGGTAGCCACCTAGTCGGGTTTTTAACAGCGAGTCTGGTCGGTGATTGGGTTAATTCGATTTTGCTAGTAGTGGGTTTAGCGGTAGCAACGATTGCAGCCCTAGTATCCAAACCCGCCAAGATCCTTGTCATTTCTTCAGGAGTGATTACCGGCGTGCTCACAATGCTGGTCAGTCTGCAGGGACACGCATGGCACGAGTTGAGCATGTCTGTCTATGTAGGCCTGTTCGCTGGAGCTAGCATGGGGGTTGTTATCAGCTCTGGCATAGCAGAAGTCGCTTTAGAAAAACTGCCAGAAAAGGTTAGCAAAATCGCTCTGCGAGTTGCAGCATCATGGCTTGCAGCTATTCAGTTGCTCGCAGTAATGTTGCTGATCGCTTGATTTTGACTTCAGCGGGCAATCTGCTGACGGCTCAGCAAAGGGCAAGGAACCCGCAACTGCGGTCATTCGGTACCTCGCTGGTATAGACTCGTGCAATGCCCCGCAGCTTGCTGTACCTCACATCATTGTCTTAGTCAGCAGCGAAGTGACAGCCGACTTGGCCCAGCATGCCAAAATCGACCGACACGGAGTCGCCGGGCCTTACTTCTAGGGGAACCAAGCATGTGCCGGTGGTGACGGTCTGCTGAGCTGCCAGTGTGATCCCAAGGGTCGATAATTCGTTGGCGCACCAGGTAAGCGCCTGTCGAGGGTCTCCCAGTACATTCGCCCCCAGCCCCTCGCGCTCCATGCGGTTACCGACCCGTCCAACCACCCGATGGGTCGACAGATCTAGGCTTCGCCAACTTACCGGTGCCTGGGGTCCGAGGACGAAGCGATGAGCGCATGCGTTATCAGCGATGAGCTGGGGACCACCGACGCCGGCATAATTGGCGAAACGTGAGTCCGGTATCTCGATGGCCAGATACAGCGCGGCGACGGCCTCAAACACTTCGCTCTGATCATAGGGTCTGTCACGAGGCGGCAGGTCGCGCCCCATTCGGAAGGCGAACTCCGCTTCTGCGACGCGCATGCGATTGGCCCCCAAATGAAGGGTGGCGTCACCTGTGTGCACCATCTCCGTCAACAGCCTTCCAACAATAGGGCCTTCAACGCCGATATGTTGTTGCCCGGCGCTGCTGGTGGCGGCGATCTTCCAGCCAAATAGCGGTGAGGTACTGATCGTCTCAATCTGACTCTGTATCAGATAACCCTCTGCTCGGGTAGCAGGGCGCAACGCGGGCGGCAGCGCGTCCAATACCAGACCCTCTTTCCAGTGACGCACTAGCAATTGCGATGCTGCCTTGGCAGATTCTATTTGCATTTGGGTGCTCCCTTAGAACCCGGTTAAGGTGATTTTGCCAATCACGTGGCCACCCTCTAGCGCGGCATGGGCGCGTCTCAAGTTCGCGGCATTGATGCAACCGAAGTTGTTAGCGGCGGTTGCCCGAAGCTTGCCAGCATCAATAAGGGAGGCCACAGCGTTGAGAATCTCATGCTGACGTTGCATGTCCGGTGTCGCGAACATCGGCCGGGTGAACATTGCCTCCCAATGAATCGAAACGCTCTTGAATTTTAGCAGGCGCAGGTCAAGGGGCTCAGGATCGTCGATCAAGCCAATGCGGCCTTGCGGAGCGATGATCTTCGCCATCTCGGCCCAGCTAGCACTATTGGTGTGCGTCGAGAAGATGCGACCAACCGGCGCTAGGCCTTGGATGGCGGCAATCTGCTCGGCAAGTGGCCGCGAGTGATCGACCACCTGATGCGCACCTAGGGATCGAACCCACGCATCGCTCTCAGGACGTGACGCGGTCGCAATCACCGTCACCTGACTAAGCTGACGGGCCAGTTGCAGCGCGATCGAAGGTACACCTCCGGCGCCGCCGATCACCAGCAACGCCTCTCCCGCTGCTCGCTCGGGCGGCAACTGTAGCCGATCGAACAGCATCTCCCAAGCGGTCAGACTGGACAGCGGGAGTGAAGCGGCGGCGGCGTGATCTAGGGTAGTGGGTTTGCGGCCTACGATCCGCTCATCCACCAGTTGCAACTCGGCGTTAGCCCCCTGACGATCAAGAACGCCTGCATAGTAGACCGCGTCACCTGGCTGAAACAGCTCGACTTGGTCGCCAACCGCTTCGACTATACCCGACGCGTCGTAGCCGAGCACCACAGGCAGCCCGTCCGACGGCGCGATGCTGAGGCGGCTCTTGATATCGCGTGGGTTAACAGCGACCGCATGGATGCGCACCAGTAGATCGCGGCCGCGCGGCTGGGGCGGTTCCGCTATTTCGAGGTCTAGCAGGGCCTGCGGATCGTCAATGCGCAAACCGGGTTGCCAATAACCAACTGCCTTCATGTTTATCTCCTGGTGATTGGGTTACAGAGTATGGCGACTTGATTTAGCAAATCGCCTTGATCTGGATGATCATACAAAACGGCAGAATCCACTCCGGCGACCGATCGGGCCGAAAGATACTGCCAGCCAGGGTTGGTTACGGATGGCTGCTCAATAAGCAACAATGCGAGTGTTCGCGAGGGCATCGAGACTCCTTAGGTCTTTGAGATCAGGCGGACGCTACCAGATACACGTATGCTGGCTCCAGGTTGTGGGGTGATTGCCGCGCGCAAACGCGAAGGGACGCCCATATCATCGCCCTGACAGATAAGAATCGAACCCTGATGAGGCCAGCCAAGATCGCGCAGATAGCCGGCCAACGCCGCTGCTGCTGCGCCGGTCGCGGGGTCCTCATAGACCCCGCCAGTGGGGAACGGGTTGCGCGCATGGAATAATTGCGGTTGTTCCGCAACCACCAAACTGAAGGTTAACAACCCCGCACGCAGGGCCAACACCCGGCCCTGCTCTTGGTCATACTGCATCGCCGAGAGCCGCTCGCGGCTTTTGAGTGCCAGCACCAAGTGATCGCCGCCACCGTGTGCAATCGCAGGGGGAATCCGCGGGTCAAGTTGGTCGCGCTCTAGGCCGAACAGGGTCAAGACGTCTTGCAACAGTGCGGGCTCTAACCCATCACTGCGTGTCGGCGGCGATTGAAATGACGCTCTCCATTCGCTCGCGGACCAACGCGTATCTACGCTGATGTTGGCACGGTTAAGCATCAACGCGAAGGTGCCGGATCCGAATTGACGCGCTAACTCTGCACCGAGCGCGATCGTGGCGTGACCGCAGAAATCAACCTCAACCTCGGGGGAAAAGAAGCGCACCCGCCATCCCCCCTCTACCGGAGCAGCAAAAACGGATTCGGAATAACCGATCTCAGCTGCCAGTTCCTGCATTTTGGAAGCATTGGGCAGAGCATCACACAGCACCACACCGGCGGGGTTCCCCCCTTGGGGGCCATCCGAAAATGCAGCAATGTGTTGGATAATCATGATGGTAGCTCCGAATTGATGGTTGTTGGTTGCGAGAGACTCCAGCTCAGATATTAAAGGGGCGTCAGGGAAGCGATTAGGTCGATCTCGACTAATGCTCCTTCGATCGCGAGCTCTGAAATTACGGTGGACCGTGTAGGACGATGGTCGCCAAACGCCTGTGCAAATGCCGTATCAAATGCCTGAAAGTTTTCTCTCTCAGTTAGCCAGACCCCCGCCTTTACCACATTTTCCGGGCGTAAATCGTACTCAGCTAAAACCTTGAATTGCTGAGCAAGAATTAAGCGGGTTTGCTGTTCAATATCGCCATCGATCTGCCCGTTGGCGTTAAATGCAAGTTGGCCCGATAAAAAGACTAGAGATCCTGTTTTTATTGCAGGAGAGAGATGTGGCATGCGGGGTGCTCCGATTTGGTTATTCGCAACGATGGGGCTGATGTGATGGGTCGCTACAGTGTATTCATTTATGAGCATCGCGACATTTCAACAGCTGAGACACTTTTCAACTCGAGTAACATTCTGCCTGCATGCATAAAACGAGGCAATACCTTCAAGATAAACAACAAACATGCATTTTATGCATCAATATTTAGTCGTGGTCGATTCTGTGTCGCTACCGAATCAATTCCAGTAGCTTCTGGAGGCCTCTTAGGCACCAAATTAGATAATGGGATGTAGATACGCTCAAAGTTTTATCACCCGAAAATACACTTGAAAGGTTTGGAAACTAAATGTTGACTGCACTGAGGGGCTCCCAGTTTTAGTACCATACCCTACGAGACTGGGCTGGTTTTCTATGGCTGGTTTTAAGTGCTAAGTTAACGACCGCTTTTGTGAGTAGAGCGGTGGTGGGACCGTCATAAAATGACTTGGTCTGAATGTCCGAAAAGGGCAATCTGCTGACTGTACGATTGGGTCGCAACCAATTTCCTAACCTGTCAGTTTGAGTATGAGCCAATACACATTAAAGGCTAATTAATTCGATTCTGCTCCCACAAAACGCTATACGCCCCCACGTTTAGCGTTTTTTTATATCTGTTATTTAAAGATTAATGTGACTTGAAGTCCTGGTTTATTATCAGCTAGTTTCAACTCTGCATTATGTCTTGCTGCTATCGCTTTAATTAAACTCAATCCAAGTCCAGTACCTTCTATGTTGCGACTTTTATCTGCTCGATAGAAGCGACGTACAACCAATTCAAGCTCGTTAGCATCAATGCCGGGGCCGTTATCACTCACTTGTAGATAGGGTTGAGATTTTAGAAACCCATATGAAATTCTGATTTCTGAGCCCGCTGGAGTGTAGCGCATTGCGTTATCAACCAGGTTGATAATAGCCTGACGCAAAAGATTACTATCGCCGGCAACAGTCACAAAATTCTGAGATGTAATCGGGGGTAAATAGTGTCCGCTCTCTTCAGCAATTGGTTCGAAA includes these proteins:
- a CDS encoding HupE/UreJ family protein translates to MKNLISLAIVVITAAVAQSVSAHTGEGINTGFASGFWHPILGWDHVAAMVAVGMWGAFLRAPAIWLLPVVFPIVMAFGAAAGMAGLPLPAVETGIALSGVVLGLMVLFAVRPPLPVAAIIVGLFAIFHGHAHGTEFPPEFSALGYAVGFVLATGLMHLAGIAIGWLTKFEVGTWIVRAGGAVVTLAGSAFLFGFA
- a CDS encoding 2-keto-4-pentenoate hydratase, with product MQIESAKAASQLLVRHWKEGLVLDALPPALRPATRAEGYLIQSQIETISTSPLFGWKIAATSSAGQQHIGVEGPIVGRLLTEMVHTGDATLHLGANRMRVAEAEFAFRMGRDLPPRDRPYDQSEVFEAVAALYLAIEIPDSRFANYAGVGGPQLIADNACAHRFVLGPQAPVSWRSLDLSTHRVVGRVGNRMEREGLGANVLGDPRQALTWCANELSTLGITLAAQQTVTTGTCLVPLEVRPGDSVSVDFGMLGQVGCHFAAD
- a CDS encoding zinc-binding alcohol dehydrogenase family protein translates to MKAVGYWQPGLRIDDPQALLDLEIAEPPQPRGRDLLVRIHAVAVNPRDIKSRLSIAPSDGLPVVLGYDASGIVEAVGDQVELFQPGDAVYYAGVLDRQGANAELQLVDERIVGRKPTTLDHAAAASLPLSSLTAWEMLFDRLQLPPERAAGEALLVIGGAGGVPSIALQLARQLSQVTVIATASRPESDAWVRSLGAHQVVDHSRPLAEQIAAIQGLAPVGRIFSTHTNSASWAEMAKIIAPQGRIGLIDDPEPLDLRLLKFKSVSIHWEAMFTRPMFATPDMQRQHEILNAVASLIDAGKLRATAANNFGCINAANLRRAHAALEGGHVIGKITLTGF
- a CDS encoding PhzF family phenazine biosynthesis protein; amino-acid sequence: MIIQHIAAFSDGPQGGNPAGVVLCDALPNASKMQELAAEIGYSESVFAAPVEGGWRVRFFSPEVEVDFCGHATIALGAELARQFGSGTFALMLNRANISVDTRWSASEWRASFQSPPTRSDGLEPALLQDVLTLFGLERDQLDPRIPPAIAHGGGDHLVLALKSRERLSAMQYDQEQGRVLALRAGLLTFSLVVAEQPQLFHARNPFPTGGVYEDPATGAAAAALAGYLRDLGWPHQGSILICQGDDMGVPSRLRAAITPQPGASIRVSGSVRLISKT
- a CDS encoding RidA family protein — its product is MPHLSPAIKTGSLVFLSGQLAFNANGQIDGDIEQQTRLILAQQFKVLAEYDLRPENVVKAGVWLTERENFQAFDTAFAQAFGDHRPTRSTVISELAIEGALVEIDLIASLTPL